The genomic DNA CAACCGAAACAAGTATTAAATTATAGACCTATATCGATTCTCTCAGTTCTTCGAACAGAAGTATTCGAACGCACAAGAgattaatgaaattttttgtgAAGCACGATGTAATGAATAAATCACAGTTTCGCTTTCAAAGCAAACATTCCCGATCACATGCAATTTTAGATACGGTATcccataatattaataataaattggaagaggaagaaagaatattttagtGCAACATTTTTGGACTTTACAAAAGTCTTCGATACTGTCAATCACAAAATCCTAATTTAGAATCCGTGGCATTATGGTATTGGTGCGGTAACAAATCAACTCCTCATCAACTATGTATACTATAAGACTGATAGATTCCAATATGTTCAATCTTGTACATATTGCTCATATTCTTTGCTTGTAACCCACAAGGTTCTTGTTTATGAACCTCATTATTTTTAATCCTAATTAATGATCTTGCTCGTAGCTCcacattattttcaaaattgttaaatagaaaaatagaaaattggaTGGAACTTAACAAACTGACATTAAATGttaataaatcaaaaactatgcTGATAACTCCCAATAAGTACAAACATAAAGACTGTCTGAATATTCATATGAGGGGTAGAATTCTCGAAAATTCTCATTCGTTCAAATATCTTGGCATCCATATCGATAATAAAATGCACTGGGACATTCATATAAATAGCATCGTTGTTAAATTATCGAAGTCGGATGGAATGCCTTATAAGCGTCGGCGGTACACATCCATATTAATTTTACGTATGGTTACTTTGCCTAGTTGCAGACCCATATTCTGTATGGTATTGCAGCTTGGGGTTCAGCAAACAACCCTTATTGCATCtaattgaaattattcaaaaccAGGGTATTCGTGCTATTACTGATGCGGGACCTCGGCCAAATCAGAAAATATAATTGGTGAAAATTaaagatatttataaaattgaggTAATGAAAATTATGCACCAGCATCATAATAAAGAGTTGTCTGTTGCACTGACTTGTTATTTTGTGAAACGAATGCAATTCACTCATATGCAACTCGGCTATTTTCCAATAAGCTCCCATTATGTGACTTGCTATTCTTCGAATTGTACTTGAAATTCCATGAAGTTCATTCAACTTTGGAATATGCTCTCTTTTGCAATTCGTTCCAAGaactatattttatttaaacaagtattgaaatgtttttttttatctcgatGCTAATATTTCTCAGTGAAAATCTAGTTGATAATTCTGCTTTCAACCTTGCTCTAACACTCGTCTAAAATGTATTCATGTATTGCTTTACCAACCCCAAACTTGGATTAACTGTTGCGGTTGCTGGGAATTTTTTCTCAGCTATCTCGGCTTTGCAGCCTCATGCTTGACAACAATTTCATTATTGTGATTGCGCTCACTCGAGCACGACGTTGCGAGACAAAACTGACATATCTTTTCACTTCACACTTCTTTTCTGACAGACTCGATTTGATGgatatttttacatttaaatatttctcTCCTGACTTACTCTCTCGATGCGATTTATATTTCCCATTTATACATTTCTCTCTCGATTCAATTTACGTTTCCCAAATTTCTTTCATCCAACATGACATGTTTAATTAACAACTAGTTGAATTATTTGACGTTTTTGACATCTTCTGCTGAACTTGCTTCTGCAATtatggtgtcgctgacacgatgacttgaTAGTCTTTCGCGGCTCCTCGTCAATTGCAGTCGAAGCATTGTGTGTGTTTTTTTGGGACTCGatttattagtatttttgtTTACAATGTTTCATGtatgacgaaaataaaatatctgaatatcaGTTGAACGACAATGCCTAACAGTTATATGTTCTCCGTCTATCACATTATTTTTTGTACTTAGGTGTAAAGTCTCATTAGAAGACTTGAATGGAAGCCCATACGATGTCGAAATTCAGACATACACATGGAGCAGAACCGCACATCAAAATGGGCTGCGTTATATCGGTACTGCTTACGTGTTATGAAGAATTGAGAGCAAGCAGAAAAGCGTAAATCTTGTCTAATATCTACCTAAAAAGAGAACATTAAGAATAGAATTAGCCAAAACTAATAGTAGCATGTACACATTGAAATTTATAATATCTCACGCGAACTAACAAAATTGACGGCAAAAAATATTAACTTTGAATGTCAATGCATGGTTTGTCACGCATGGTTCGATTTTGCAATATTTGCCTATTTGGGATGCTATCTTTTAATCAATAGGCTTTTTTAGAACACGGGGCAACACAGTTTAGtaattgttgcaatatttatataaaaaaaattataactttaAAAAAACTGCTAGGAATAATGAAATTTCTTGTTTCAAGTTCGAACAAATATGTTTGTGGGGTAATTTTTTACCTTCTTTCTTGATAAATCGTTCTGCGTAGCgacaaaaatcattttcagtCAGGTcgtaaatttgatattttctgctCTTTTACTTCTTTATCGTGCCTGTCCAATTATATAATACACAATAGATATATCAACACCAGGATCCATGTGAATTGatttacagtatatatatatactaaactacaacataaaaatatatatgctattttatatttcatgatcATACATTTCTGTAATCCGACACTTGGAAAAACAAATTACACAACCatgcaatacaattttattagcTAATTTGGGAAGAAAATTTTGGGTGAAATTAAAAATAGGACAATGGAATTATTCTTGTcgttttgttttgttcaaatCTGACTAGCTATTTTAGGCAGTGTGTTGTCGATGAGGTTTTGCGTTTTCCGTTTAAATTCCCATGAACAGATGTTTTCACAACAAGTTTGAGTAAATCCCTCGCGCATTTTTCACCACGTTTGGAATGTCTGCATTTATGCGTTCAGACAGAGGTTCTGCTTTTATGAGTCAGAAACTTCGCTCTTTTGTTATTGGCGAAGGTATTGCCATGAAACGTTTGCCTGTGCAACTGTGTCAGATAATCCACGTCTGTATGTTCTATATACTTCGTTGGATGTCAAGACAAATTCTTTATAGAAAAATGAGCAAGAAGTTAAAAAGCGAACCTTTCATTGCTGGGTGAAGTCGTGCTTCTGGAAGCAAATTCAAAATATGCCCGTGTTCACTTTCCCAATGGCAGAAAAAAAACTATGGTGTCAAAATTGTACAGATAAACAAAGTACCAATGGTATAAAACATAAAGCATCATGGTCGGGGACAAATTTAGACAATGATAGGTCAGGGATACCAAGTCATAAAGTGACCCATTTTTCGGAGACACGTCAAGTTACCGAAACCGACTTATATCTGTGCCATTATGCAAGGTTACATCAAACTCGCAAGAAATACAAGGCATGGCGTGGGCATAGTACAAATTGCTGGATgcaaaaaaatagtaaaatgctGAAATTCGTGGCACACTTCGTACATATCTTCTTATAACACGTCGCATTCGTCGTCGGCGACGGGTTTTCTCAGTTTACATTTTACTATTCTATTTTGGTTAACACCGTGACAATTTGTTTGTTACCTGATTACTAATACATATGATGTAACACCGCTCATCGTCCGGTTGCCAGCCCGGATAAGGTGTGACAGTAAGTAATGTACCAGTTCACCGTTGTGGTTACATGGACTTGTTTGGACGGCGCAGATAGCGCTAGCCAATCTGTAGTAGGCAGCTTGCTTTATTACGACATCTCTTTATCTGCGATTCATAAACCAATGATGCACAGGATGTTTTCAAACTCAAGGAGTGTGTTAAATATTCAATCACATATTAGTTAACTTTTTAGGCGCACTAGTGCGGCGCGGCGGCACCTTTGAGAACCGCTGCCGTAGGGCATCTCGCGTTATAATGCAACATGATAGTTTCGAATTCTGAATCGCTTTCTTTGTATAATTCAGTAAACAGACGAAAGTTCAGAGCGTCCGCATATTATGCGAACTTTAGGACTTCACCTGAATGTCTACAATCCACACAGCACTGTGGATTCCTAACAATTCACGATCAGGTTCATATGCATTTCATAAACAATGGTCAACATCTATTTATATTTCCTGTAATGAACTTGATACAATCACAAACCTTTGGTACTCAATAAAATCTTCATAATGGTGTCTTATTTTCGAGACAAAAACACTGTACTAGCGGACCCCTAAGTGACCGCGAACCCCAATTTGAGAATGTTTTAGACTTAGAAGGTATACGAGAAAGAGATAGtaagtgaaaaaaaaacttatttttcaGGATTATGAAAATTAAAGAACAAGGAAGTCCGGTatacaattaatattttcattcgaTTTGTTTTATCAATAAAGATAATAATATGTTTGAGAAGTAAAACCAGATAAAATTAATGTCTCCACTACCGCTCACTTTTTCGATTCCAAAATTGGCCCAATATTTAAGCACATAAAACAATAGTACAATAAGTGTCTGTGAAACGATCTTGAAATCTGTGAAAAATTTGATCCTAAGTTAGGCTCCTTGGCGTAGTTATTTGATCTTTGTAActttatatttgagcattgctctcttgttcacTGATAGCCTGCATGCATCTCCATCGCgtaattaaaagttattttaatattattttaattatcaacCACgcacaatatatatacttacttGTGCGAAGTAGTTAAAGCCTTATCTCTACTTCCATTATTGCGTCATTCATTACGTCATATACGTAATTTGTATGTTAACGTTGGTGTGATCTGCCAGCGATAGGTAAATCCCGCACAGTGACATTAACAATATTATTAGGTAACAGTTGATTATTACGTCACAGAGAACATTACAAATCACCGAAATAGCTCTAAATCTCAAATTATTCGTTTCGAGATATCGTGGACAATAATGGTTGTTTTatcgagatattcgaatacgaAAATGTTCCTTGCTTGAGCAAAGAAATTTGATTCAGAATAAAAGAAGATGGGAGTAGGAGAAAAATTGAAGAGGTGGATCTTTTGCAGAAAAAGAGCAAAGGATTATGAAGTTGATTCATCGCAAAGTTCAGATAGAAAAAAGGTTgttaacatttgaaaaaaaaaattaattgatgttCATTATTGAAATTTAATGAAAGTTTAATTACATGTTACACATTGCGAGCGAAGGCTCTCATCATATTTAGAGTCGGTTTAAAAGTTGTGATGAAGTAGTAGAAATCTCTCGTTCTCCGCGTACATAGCGTGGTGAGAATTAAGGGTTTACCCGGTGCATTGCTCATATATCCGAGACCGAGATAAAATTCTTTGTACATTCTTTAATGATATTAGCTACGGCGCTAAATATCAATATGGGAAGAACGTTCAAACATACACTTGTTTAATTTTCCCCGATTTCgaagatataaataaaatttcaaatcagGTTTTTGCTGTCGTCTCATCTCAATCGgaataaaaatgtgtgtttgtgacgtcacacaaatataaTAATCATACTTCCCTAGGTAGAGCAATATTGATTTTGTAGGGCGTTGAGAGCGATACTTGAATTAATAGTATTCACATaattaaagtaaaattttacaaaataatgaACGGGTTGAAATATAGTATAGCTACTGAACTTACCGACTTTTTCGTTTTCTACAGAAACGTAATGCGAGGCTTCAACGGTGGATGTGGCTGGCGACACAAGTTTTGCTGGTTCGTAACTCTCATGCACACAGGCGATTGTCTGACTAGTTTATTtggatttgaatatgaaattcaaGTTTAAGAATGTAGCGTTTATTATATTGGTGATGTAAACTTTCGGACTTCATTCTACAGTAATGTCAAAATCTGGGATCATAATAACGATTTATTCACTGTTTAACTATCGTTTTAGTCGCCATTTTTCTGCATTGGAGGACAAAAACGTCCGAACGATGATTTTGATCCGATAGTTCTGGATTTTGGTTTCGGCGACAATGAAATATGGATAGATCCAATGACTTATAACAATGAAAGAACTCAGGATAAAACAGCTGCTGGTGATAATGTAATAAtgattttgtaatgttttttttgtgacAATTTTCTTAAATAATGAATGGTAGGACGCCTAACAGTTATTCAAGTGGAGCTCATGATTTTACGAAAATTAGTGAATAATTACAGCAGTGAATAATTAAACGTTTTCaactaaataatattaattgcaGGTCAGTGTTTTATCTGGAGATTCTCTCGTGGTTCTGTTTGGTCAAAAGAAAAAGGAGGAAAAGTTGCTGAAAAAAGAACCTTTGGTATGAGATATCATTTTCATTTGAGTTATAAAAGATTAAACTAAAGCATTATGTAATACCAATGTGATATCAAATGTAAATGAGACCGTAACAAAATATTctcaatataaattatttttaactttgaTAGAACACAAATGAAATGTTTGTAAAATAGAGTGTATTCTGTAATAGACTATTCCCATAATGTCATCCATTGAATACGTTTCTCTTTTATTCCAGGACATCGAGAgtataaaagtaaaaattattgaaagaaCGAAATCGTTCGAGGTTTGGTTTGTATAAAGTCTTTAAACAAATTTGTGATATTTGATTAATATCTGACGAAATATTCTTGTAATATTGCATTTCTGTAAAGACCCATTTATAAGTCTGTCGATAATACATAGCCACAAGCACAGTGTAGTGGTGGCTACCTTTAATGATCCTGGCATTCCCGATTACAGAAGCTCGATTATCGTTGAAATTCTGTTGTATAATTGACAACACCCGATTAATCTTTCAATATTTATAACACTCACCCTTCTTATAAAAAATATGGTACTCCGGTAgtaagtatgtgaaccaagatggtggacaccggaacgtagtatgtgtaccaggtttgggttaggccataatttcaggtacaaatactacgggaatcatTTAGCTATTCCCCaaactcgtagtagaactaaaataaggaaaattagaataaaattatggcttaaccttaacctggtacacatactacgttccggtgtcaaCCATCTTGATgcatatactacgggagcgccaaaaatAGTAATACGCagtattaaatttattatatagaaTCTTCCAGGAATGGTGTTTGATGAAAATGAACTcgttttggaaaatttgaagGTAACACAAGTTGAGTTTAAATCTCGAAgtagaaaaattaatttgaataatgaacaataatatttcaactatatatatatgactaatACTATGAGTTCAAATAGAAGTAATCGTATTTAGAGAATAAATACGcaacattatttatatatattcaagtaATCAAGTTAATGATGAAAGGCCTTTGCGCTATACGTTTCAAAACTTCTCATGAACAGGGTAAAGTAACATACCGTCGTCCAAAGACAGCACCTCCAACACGAGAAGCAGCTCGTTACTCACCCGCCGAAGCATTTTGGACTCCACTTGATGACACTGGTATTGGTCTTCGTCAAATTAATCAGGAGCTTCCAAGTCTTCAACAATATGTGGAAGCACGCGAggtaaagaaaataaaaataagttaagAAATCAAATCACTGCACCATGATGCACAAGGTACCCAAAAATATGgaattaataaattcaaaacagcaaacaaatttcattattttcaagTTAACAtgttattaaaacaaaaacttattACGGTTTGTAGAAAAAGAGACGACAAAGAAGATCGGCCACGGCTCACTCTTTTCCGAGCAACATCAAAAAATCCAGCATGGAAAACTTGCAGGTTACTGAATGTGGTGTTTTCTATCATTATAAACTACTACTAAATGGTGTCTATATATATTAAAGAAGAAAATTGCTTATCTAAAGGGAAAACGgaaaaaaaagaattagaaaaaaattgtggtCTTTGTGTACAACCATATACTGTACTGTAAATATACCGTATGCCATATACTGTAAAGTCGTAGAAGTTGGTCGacacaaaataatttaattaattacttATTCATAATTTGAGTTTTTTTCAGATTATGAAAGACGTTAAGTTAACGCTCGATCATGTATTGGATAAAGTTTCAATTTTACAAGAGGTTCGTTAAACACATTTGAGGTGAAAACGTATAATAGTTAGTTTAGAATATATTCAGCAGACCCAATGGTTTATGACCAGAGGAAAAGTACttcttttatttaataaaaaacgatAGAATAGATTCAAATATATTCTTATTTATGATTTGTTAGGTTGAAAATGAAGCAAAAGATTTCATCAACATGATAGTTGACAGAGTGTTAGAGATTGAAGACATCAAAGAAATTCTACAATCTCCGTTAAACTCAGTGAGTGGTAAACTGTTGGCAGAATAACGTGAATTAGCATGATTTACTTGTGTATTGCTATAATACCATTATCATTTTTTCACAGTAAATTTCCAAACTATCCTTCATATGATAAAGCTATTGTTTCTCATTCAAATAAATAGCTAGCATATTCCAAGCTACACAACCTTATTGCTACTTATGACGTTTATGAAGTGAATTAATACGAAGCAATTTCTTACAATCTCCTCATTTTGTTACGTCTACTTAATTTCAGGAAAGCGATTTGTTTTCATCAATGTCTTCAGACTGTGATAGTCTTGATATAACCGATTTGTTGTGCGACATTGACGAAATTGAGCAGGTAAGAACATATGGTCGTAAGAACATAAGAATATATGGTTTTTGGATACACAGACAGTTTAATTATTCGAAAAAGAGTGCTCTTGTAGATAAGCTGTTTtggtatttaattaaatttttctcTAACTTTGCAGAAAAGTAATCTTCAGCAACCATCCGACGATAAAGAGAGTGGACAATGTTTTGTTGCTGATGATAACCAGCTCTAACAAATGAGATGAATACCGGGTTCTATTTATGATTTTCCTCcttgtctttttttattttctcatgtattcaaatacattatttttGTCTCACTTTGTTGTTGTCACTTCAATTTAATTTCGGGTAATGTGAAAGGCGTGGTCATCACTTAAACTGATTCTCTCTTGGCATTGCTGGTCTTGTCCAGTAGCCTATCGGTTTGGCAGTCCAATTTTGCTCTGTTCGCTTTTCTTATTCCAATGtgtacatttttattattacatttttattattacaattttcaataatttgttttgaaaaaacgCCAGGAATCACTAGACTACTAGAGCATTTATACTCGATTGATTCTTGTACAGCGAAGAAATATATCACAGGAAATTCACATTAGGCAGAACTATGATACCATTATTGGCATTTTTATCAGAACGATTACGATCTTAATTGAGCTAACTTGCTTCATTGACAAATATGCACTTTACGAAGACTAATTGTAATGTACAATGACAGTTTGGTCTTCCACGCGGCTTCGTATAGCAAAAAGATTTTATGTTGTAATAGGAATGAAACAGTCATCTTTTGTTGCGTGATATCCATTCTACGTTATTCTTTAAAATCATTAAagtggctatgtccgctatgctCGTCCTAAAAAAGCTATGTCTCTACTAAAACGTTCTTAGTAAAATTGCTATGCCTCTACTGAAATCGCTATGTCCGCTATGCCTCTACTAAATGGCACTGCTCGCTATGTCTCCAATGTGCGTCTTCTTATAATACTACGTTGAAACCTGATTTTACGGGTATATGAACACAAACAACTACAACTGTAGAAATATTGCCTGGGCAGTGGGCACTCTCGTCGGTACCAGGGAGGAAATTCGACTACATGAACTACTCGACTACCGAGAAGATTGATAAGTTGTCCGTATTGTCACATTTTCTATGGCGACGTTGCCTTTGTTGGCGTTTCTGAATTTTGTTTAGACGACGAATGTGAGCTTCGTAGCCGAATAGGAAGCCGACGGTCGCATGAGTCTCAACTCGCCTGCAAGGCAATCGATATCTATCCAACCCTCACCAGCCGGACCAATTGCTCACGAAATTCGATATCATTGATCGAGTTGCAGGCAAATTAACTACTAG from Styela clava chromosome 12, kaStyClav1.hap1.2, whole genome shotgun sequence includes the following:
- the LOC120330189 gene encoding uncharacterized protein LOC120330189, which produces MGVGEKLKRWIFCRKRAKDYEVDSSQSSDRKKKRNARLQRWMWLATQVLLSPFFCIGGQKRPNDDFDPIVLDFGFGDNEIWIDPMTYNNERTQDKTAAGDNVSVLSGDSLVVLFGQKKKEEKLLKKEPLDIESIKVKIIERTKSFENLPGMVFDENELVLENLKGKVTYRRPKTAPPTREAARYSPAEAFWTPLDDTGIGLRQINQELPSLQQYVEAREKKRRQRRSATAHSFPSNIKKSSMENLQIMKDVKLTLDHVLDKVSILQEVENEAKDFINMIVDRVLEIEDIKEILQSPLNSESDLFSSMSSDCDSLDITDLLCDIDEIEQKSNLQQPSDDKESGQCFVADDNQL